From the Actinopolymorpha singaporensis genome, the window CCGCATCTGGTCCAGCTGCGCCAGCAGGCCGGCGAAGGCCTCCTCGTCCAGCTGCATGCCGGAGTTGACGGCGTTCAGCTTCTCCCTGCTGAACGTCTCCGGGAGCCCGGCCGTCCAGATGCCGACCACCCGCACGCCCTGCGGCCCGATCTCCGCGGCGAGGTTGCGGACGAACGTGTCGGTGGCCGCGTCCGCTGGACCGGTGCTGCCCATCATCGGGCTGCCGTGCGACGAGCCGCTGTTCAGCGCCAGGATCGTGCCCGACCCCTGGGTGATCATGTGCCTGGCGGCCGCGCGGGCGGTGACGAAGTTCGTCGTCAACCGAGTGTTGACAGCGCGCAGCAGGTCGGCCGTTGTCATGTCGACCAGCGGGATCCCCTGCACGTCGCCTCCCGGGA encodes:
- a CDS encoding SDR family NAD(P)-dependent oxidoreductase, which encodes MLLENKTAIIYGAGGSIGSATATTFAREGARVFLAGRTRDSLERVAKEITAAGGQADVAVLDALDESAVDEHVRAVVAQAGSVDVSFNLVPGGDVQGIPLVDMTTADLLRAVNTRLTTNFVTARAAARHMITQGSGTILALNSGSSHGSPMMGSTGPADAATDTFVRNLAAEIGPQGVRVVGIWTAGLPETFSREKLNAVNSGMQLDEEAFAGLLAQLDQMRMTRRSPRLAEVAGTAAFLASDLAGAITGTFVNVTSGMFMS